The genomic interval AGTACTAAGTCAAGTATCAAACAGTAAAGATCGACAATGGTTTCTATCGCTTCTGTGAATAGTCGCTGAGCTTTATATGAAATGGCTTACAGCTTGCATGATCAAACCGTTTCAAAGTAACATGGAAAGTACGTGTACACTTGCCAAAAAGTGTGGGTTCGATATTGGTCGCTATACTTGCAAAGAGAAGGTTTCCTAAGAAGATAGTGCGGCTAAGTAGTATGTCAGCACACTTGAGGTTTACATAATGGACATAAGCCCGGACTTGATGACCCAGACACAAATTAACCTTACTTGCTAAATGACCCACCAGACGCACCGCAGTGAGCGGGACAGGGGTGAGTCCTCACACTCGAAGTTCCTGAGCACTCCGTAAAGTGATCACCGGCAACGATAACCATTGGCAACTACCTAAAGAGGCAAACATTCCCTCGGAGGTACTTAGGCACCAGCGAGTAACATCATTCCGACTTCTTGGTCAGGGTCTAGTCATCTTCTAGCACTTCATATACAGGGAGTCTAACGTTGATTCTGGGCACAATGCTTGAGAAGACTAGCTTCCCGCAAGGCCGCCTAAAATCTGCCGAAATCCAATTCATGGCCAGTTGACCTGGTATACACCAACAGTGAAGACAGCCCATGACGAAACGGACGCTGGTTTGGAGCACCTTTTGAAACCAAACAGAACCATCGCATAACCTCGCTGAGTTATTGCAATGTCTTGCCGATTTTTATGTAAGGGTTCTAGACTGCGAGAATATGTGCTCTCTTTTCCTTGTGCCTTAAACTCGTTCTggaataaaaagaagcgtaGTAGCATTGACTGAGTTCCCTCTCTTCTTGCTGCAAGTTCAATGGTCCGGAGGGGCTGATGTCATACCCGTTTCGGCCGAGTGCAGCCACTATCATTGCCAACGACAGGGCCTCAAACCTATTCGAGGCTTCAATCAGCTATGATGGGCAGGTCCGGTAACCCCGGTAGCTGGCAGTAGTACATGTTGCCTCAGCGGATATAACGATGGGAACTTGCTCACGTTGTGGTTCCTCACTTTCTTGATTGCCTCCACTCATTCTGGAGATGAGCAGAGGCTTGGCATGCATCTATTGGTATCGTTATGCCATTTCAAACGACTCCAACTGGGATGCTATGACCCTCCGTCCGGAGAACTACACCATTGCTTCTGGTCTCAGCCACTTCAATATCGATACCTAGGATGGTGATTTATCGGCTTTCTAGAACCGCGGTGGCAAGCTTCTCTACTGGACGGTTTAGCCGATGGCGTTCTGTCGAGTGAGAACTCCCATCGATATTACGAATATGTCTCGCAAATTATGGGCATGAACTCAGAGGCTCTTGACGATTTCTACCGAGTTTTCCGTATATCTGGCATGTCCCATTGCGGCAGCGGTAATGGGGCGACCTTTATCAGCCACCAGTCAGCAAGCACTGCCAGTCTGGCACTGGAGGAAAACGTGCTGATGGCGATGGTTCGATGGATTGAGAGCGAAGTGGCTCCAGACACCATCATGGGGACCCGGTACAAGAATGGCACCAGTGACAGTGGTGTTGATTTCAAACATAGACATTGCAGGTGGCCATACCACAACGTGTACCAAGGCGTTGGCGACTACAAAGATCCTGATACTTGGAAGTGTGTGCTGTAAGTAAGTCTAGACAAATCAAGTCTGCTGGCGCGTGATTACAGTCAAAGAAACGAGTCAAATAATAGCCCCATGAGCTCCTTTGTCCTACAACATGATTATTGCCTTTATGTTGTGACAGACAAGTGTCAAGGTGAATACTCACTGGCTCACCGCCTGAGGCACTCAACAAAGGAAGCTTCCTTCCCTGTCTGTAAGGCAGCTCAAATGGGACGGAAGTTGATCCGTCACATTGTCCTAGCTACCTTCCTTCTCCATCACAGTCTCAACCTGGTGAGCAATCGCCGCAACTTTGACTTCCTCGTCTCATACGCCAGACGATCTACCTCGGACGGCACAATCCCAATAAAGCGATGAAGTGCTACAAAGGAATTTGATCGGAGCAATTAAGTGCTATAAAGAAGAATGCTCTAAGCAGTTCAGTGGTACATAAAAATATGCTCGAAGAAATCGTCAGTTCTTCTTATCAGAACAAACGCGCGAACCATCTAGTTTTCGAGTTCACGGGATTTTTCACCCTGTTGATGCCGGCTGGAGGCAGGCTCTCTAGACCGGGACTTTCGATCTCTCTGACTCTTTTCTTCCCGTCGACACCTCCTAGCTTAGACGCAACGATAGCGAATCTTCCACTAGAAAGGGCAAAGAAGTCGACCAACCATTTCGAGCCTCGTCACTCACTTCAAACAAGTGGCCTACGGCCCCCGCACACCAGATGGTTTGTGAATTATGAGACTTACAAACTCTCAACAAATAGCCTGAATGGGACACATGGAATCTCCGGGTGCGCTCGTCACCTGAGGCTCCTGGATGGCGTGCCTCCCCTTGCTCCATCGGCGGAAGGCAGAGACATCATTAGAGCCCACGGTGCCTGTGGGATAATCTTCTTAATCGACAAGATAGAGAAACCTTTTCTCTGCCTAATACTTCTTCGGCCGAGAAGCATCCCTTCACCCTCGAGAAGTTTCCAATCAAAACAATATTGACGGCTACTTACCAAACCACAACCATGGCGACGTCCCACAGCGTAAGCTCAGGTCTCACCAGATGCCTCGGAAATTTTGCTAATCGGTTATTTACTCGCTAGGCAACTGTCGAAGACGGAGTCTTGGAAGACGGATCCGAGAGAGGCGGCACCTCCGAAGAGACCGAGAAGCCTTTTCTCGCGTACAAACCAGAAGTGGAGATGTTGTTGTGGAAGAACCAGAGCCCCGTAGTCCTCTGGCAATTGCAGCTCTTCCTCGACGTAAGCAACATTCGCTCTTGAAGGCCCCCAATCGATCATGACTGCCATGCTAATCGTCTCGTGTTTTCAGGCTCTCGTCGCAGCTCATGACGAGGTCGGAGAC from Colletotrichum lupini chromosome 2, complete sequence carries:
- a CDS encoding tannase and feruloyl esterase, whose protein sequence is MLEKTSFPQGRLKSAEIQFMAKPSHNLAELLQCLADFYVRVLDCENMCSLFLFNGPEGLMSYPFRPSAATIIANDRASNLFEASISYDGQVRGLACIYWYRYAISNDSNWDAMTLRPENYTIASEPRWQASLLDGLADGVLSSENSHRYYEYVSQIMGMNSEALDDFYRVFRISGMSHCGSGNGATFISHQSASTASLALEENVLMAMVRWIESEVAPDTIMGTRYKNGTSDSGVDFKHRHCRWPYHNVYQGVGDYKDPDTWNQRNESNNSPMSSFVLQHDYCLYVVTDKCQGEYSLAHRLRHSTKEASFPVCKAAQMGRKLIRHIVLATFLLHHSLNLVSNRRNFDFLVSYARRSTSDGTIPIKR